In Candidatus Saganbacteria bacterium, a single window of DNA contains:
- the ybeY gene encoding rRNA maturation RNase YbeY gives MRRIAELVVKGEALRAGLPALLRKALQAGRGKVEITFVDDAVIRSLNRKFRKIDKATDVLSFNMDDEDILGEVVISKDTAKRNAARYAVSYEKETERLVIHGTLHLLGFGHDRKSDRIVMRKKETYYAEKIS, from the coding sequence TTGCGTAGAATAGCTGAATTGGTGGTAAAAGGGGAAGCGTTGCGAGCGGGCCTGCCCGCATTGCTACGCAAAGCGTTGCAGGCGGGCAGGGGGAAAGTCGAAATAACCTTTGTCGATGACGCTGTTATAAGAAGCCTGAACAGAAAGTTCAGGAAGATCGACAAAGCAACAGATGTCCTATCTTTTAATATGGACGATGAGGATATCCTGGGTGAGGTCGTAATATCAAAAGACACGGCTAAAAGGAACGCGGCAAGGTACGCGGTAAGTTATGAAAAAGAAACGGAGCGGCTTGTGATACACGGCACTCTCCATCTTTTAGGCTTCGGCCATGACAGGAAATCTGATAGAATAGTGATGAGAAAGAAAGAAACATATTATGCCGAGAAAATTAGCTAG
- a CDS encoding helix-turn-helix transcriptional regulator has protein sequence MSINNNIGKNIKRLRTKLGFSQETLAVKSDVKYTTLTKIESNVIKKPSVLLMAKIANILNVQIEELIK, from the coding sequence ATGTCAATAAATAATAATATAGGAAAGAATATCAAACGTTTACGCACAAAATTAGGCTTCTCGCAAGAGACCTTGGCTGTAAAATCAGATGTAAAATACACGACTCTTACTAAGATTGAGAGTAATGTTATAAAGAAACCCTCAGTATTGCTAATGGCAAAAATCGCAAATATATTAAATGTTCAAATTGAGGAGCTAATAAAATAA
- a CDS encoding recombinase family protein, giving the protein MKYFLYARKSTDSEERQILSIEAQLVELKEFAAKEKLEIVASLCEAKTAKEPGREIFNEMLDRIEKGEACGVLAWHPDRLARNSIDGGKIIYLLDTGRLKDLKFPTFWFDSTPQGKFMLNIAFGQSKYYIDNLSENVKRGHRQKVRNGIWPAFAPLGYLNNYKTKGIEVDTEKAPLIRKAFELYATGDYTLLSIKQFLERAGMKSYRGYILVPARVQHMLKSPFYYGVFRYNGEMHEGTHEPIISKSLYEQAQQVMANRGKKKRKRKHEFAFSGLMRCGNCGCMITAEKQKGHIYYRCTKKKQKCDEKYTRQESIIDQMKDAISKTIIPDDWVKKMLIDLNNEKELAQAETKSFVQNLQQKKSDIAVKMDKLLDLFIEGEGIDPETYQVKKNALLNEKLDIQQKIKDFEQKGNNWLEPMKEIILSGCQAKNLIATNNYEEILTFLKNIGSNFILKGKKLQFDSRIGWRPLFKNAQYLNHRRRWDSNPRYAFT; this is encoded by the coding sequence ATGAAGTATTTCCTTTATGCCCGGAAATCAACTGATTCGGAAGAAAGACAGATATTATCCATTGAGGCACAATTGGTTGAGCTAAAAGAATTTGCCGCCAAAGAAAAACTTGAAATCGTCGCCTCGCTCTGCGAGGCAAAAACTGCCAAAGAACCCGGCAGAGAAATATTCAATGAAATGCTTGATCGGATTGAAAAAGGTGAAGCTTGTGGCGTTTTGGCTTGGCATCCGGACAGATTAGCACGCAATTCAATAGATGGAGGCAAAATTATTTACTTGCTGGACACGGGCAGGCTGAAAGATCTCAAGTTCCCGACCTTCTGGTTTGATTCTACACCTCAAGGAAAATTCATGTTAAATATCGCCTTTGGCCAAAGCAAGTATTACATAGATAATCTAAGCGAGAATGTAAAACGAGGACATCGGCAGAAAGTGCGTAACGGTATTTGGCCTGCATTTGCTCCATTGGGGTATCTAAACAATTACAAGACAAAAGGAATTGAAGTTGATACTGAAAAAGCTCCGCTAATACGAAAGGCATTTGAGCTGTATGCAACCGGTGACTATACATTGCTTTCAATAAAGCAATTCCTTGAAAGAGCCGGGATGAAAAGCTATCGTGGATATATCCTCGTTCCTGCCCGTGTCCAGCACATGTTAAAAAGTCCTTTTTATTATGGAGTATTCCGATATAACGGAGAAATGCACGAAGGAACTCACGAGCCAATTATTTCCAAATCTCTATATGAGCAAGCTCAACAAGTAATGGCCAATAGAGGCAAGAAAAAGCGCAAACGAAAACATGAATTTGCTTTTTCTGGACTGATGCGATGCGGCAATTGTGGTTGTATGATAACCGCCGAAAAGCAAAAAGGCCATATCTATTATCGCTGCACTAAGAAAAAGCAAAAGTGTGATGAGAAATATACGCGCCAGGAATCCATAATCGATCAGATGAAAGATGCTATCAGCAAAACGATAATCCCTGATGACTGGGTGAAGAAAATGCTGATAGACCTCAATAACGAAAAAGAGCTTGCTCAAGCAGAAACAAAATCTTTTGTTCAAAATCTGCAACAAAAGAAATCTGATATTGCAGTAAAAATGGATAAACTGCTTGATCTGTTCATAGAGGGGGAAGGCATAGACCCGGAAACATATCAGGTAAAAAAGAATGCCCTATTAAACGAAAAGCTGGACATACAACAAAAGATAAAGGATTTTGAACAAAAGGGAAATAATTGGCTCGAACCGATGAAAGAGATTATTTTATCCGGATGCCAAGCCAAAAATCTTATCGCCACAAATAATTATGAAGAAATCCTTACATTCCTAAAAAATATCGGCTCGAACTTTATTTTGAAAGGCAAAAAATTACAATTTGATTCTAGGATCGGCTGGCGGCCGCTTTTTAAAAACGCTCAATATCTCAATCATCGGAGGAGGTGGGATTCGAACCCACGTTACGCTTTCACGTAA
- a CDS encoding CTP synthase, whose product MSEDKKTKYIFITGGVVSSLGKGITASSIGRILKSRGLKVTIQKLDPYINVDPGTMNPYQHGEVYVTEDGAETDLDLGHYERFIDVFLGRVNNVTTGMVYWTVLQKERRGDFLGGTVQVVPHITNEIKDRIRRVTKEEKFDVVICEIGGTVGDIESLPFLEAIRQFSKEAGRQNVIHIHVTLVPYLQVTKEFKTKPTQHSVKELRGIGIHPEIIICRSTEPLSSELKEKIALFCDTDKEAVIGLADVKSIYEVPLVLQAEKLDSIIIKYLDIKCGKEDLAEWKKDVEMLLNPPKKVKIALVGKYVELSDAYISVVESMKHGGIANKIGIEIVWVNSEKIEKEDDISHYFKDVHGIIVPGGFGTRGVEGKIKSIKYARENKIPFLGLCLGMQCAVIEFARNVCGMEDANSSEFDPKTRFPVIDYIPDQRYIKEMGGTMRLGAYPCKIKKGTKLYEAYKETLVQERHRHRYEVNNELRGRLEENGLVFSGIFEEADLVEVIELKDHPWFLATQYHPEFKSRPNRVHPLFRDFIRAAAVRSGEQESLF is encoded by the coding sequence TTGTCGGAGGATAAAAAGACAAAGTATATTTTCATAACGGGAGGGGTAGTCTCCTCTCTGGGTAAAGGGATCACTGCCTCTTCCATCGGAAGGATCCTCAAATCCCGCGGCCTCAAAGTCACCATCCAGAAACTTGACCCTTACATCAATGTAGACCCGGGCACCATGAACCCGTACCAGCACGGCGAAGTATATGTCACGGAAGACGGTGCCGAGACCGATCTCGACCTCGGACACTATGAAAGGTTCATCGACGTATTTTTGGGAAGGGTCAACAACGTCACCACGGGAATGGTCTACTGGACGGTCCTGCAGAAAGAAAGGCGCGGCGATTTTCTCGGCGGTACGGTTCAGGTCGTTCCCCATATCACGAACGAGATAAAGGACAGGATAAGAAGGGTAACAAAAGAAGAGAAATTCGATGTCGTGATCTGCGAGATCGGCGGCACCGTAGGCGATATCGAGAGCCTGCCGTTCCTGGAAGCGATAAGACAGTTCAGCAAAGAGGCGGGGCGCCAGAACGTCATTCACATTCATGTCACCCTTGTCCCATACCTTCAGGTGACCAAGGAGTTCAAGACAAAACCCACGCAGCACAGCGTGAAAGAACTTCGCGGCATCGGGATCCACCCGGAAATAATAATATGCAGGTCTACCGAGCCTCTTTCAAGCGAGTTGAAAGAAAAAATAGCGCTTTTCTGCGATACCGATAAAGAAGCGGTCATAGGCCTGGCGGACGTCAAGTCGATATATGAAGTGCCCCTGGTGCTCCAGGCCGAAAAGCTGGACAGCATAATAATAAAATATCTTGACATCAAATGCGGCAAGGAAGACCTGGCGGAATGGAAAAAAGATGTCGAGATGCTTCTCAACCCTCCGAAAAAAGTCAAGATAGCCCTGGTCGGTAAATATGTCGAGTTAAGCGACGCGTATATCAGCGTTGTCGAATCCATGAAGCACGGGGGGATCGCTAATAAAATAGGCATAGAGATAGTATGGGTCAATTCAGAAAAGATCGAAAAAGAAGATGACATCTCCCATTATTTCAAGGATGTCCACGGGATAATCGTTCCGGGAGGTTTCGGGACGCGCGGGGTGGAAGGCAAGATAAAATCGATAAAGTATGCGAGAGAGAACAAGATCCCTTTTCTGGGGCTGTGTCTGGGGATGCAGTGCGCCGTGATAGAGTTCGCCAGGAACGTGTGCGGGATGGAGGACGCGAACAGCTCGGAATTCGACCCGAAAACAAGGTTCCCGGTGATCGATTATATCCCGGACCAAAGGTATATCAAGGAAATGGGAGGCACGATGAGGCTTGGCGCCTATCCGTGCAAAATTAAGAAAGGCACAAAACTTTACGAAGCATACAAGGAAACCCTGGTCCAGGAACGCCACCGTCACAGGTATGAGGTGAACAACGAGCTCCGCGGCAGGCTGGAAGAGAACGGGCTTGTTTTCTCCGGTATTTTCGAGGAAGCAGACCTTGTAGAGGTTATCGAGTTGAAAGACCATCCTTGGTTCCTCGCAACCCAGTACCATCCGGAGTTCAAATCGAGGCCGAACAGAGTTCATCCCCTGTTCCGTGATTTCATCAGGGCGGCGGCTGTCAGAAGCGGTGAGCAGGAATCTCTGTTCTAG
- the murA gene encoding UDP-N-acetylglucosamine 1-carboxyvinyltransferase, with the protein MRKLLIKGGPPLHGSVKISGAKNSALPIMAASLLLNGESHLTNIPLLNDVVTMIRVLRVLGLRVEYSEPNTVHVWVNGKIKHVAPYELVTKMRASFFIIGPILARMGLAKVPLPGGCAIGFRPVNYYIKGLEALGASIEMEHGFVIAKAKKLKGAKIYLDFPSVGATESLMMAATLAEGKTVIENAAQEPEIGDLAIYLKRCGALIEGEGTETITITGVEKLKGCEHKIIPDRIEAGTFLLLGSTPNSRVTVENVIPDHLIAVTTKLSDCGASIKTEGGKMIVSGPKKIKAVNFKTLPYPGFPTDMQSQFTSLLSVADGTSVINETIFENRFMHVQELKRMGADIQIEGHSVIINGVDKLSGAPVRASDLRAGAALTIAGLIADGETLIDDIDRHIDRGYEKFAQKLKGLGADVQEIA; encoded by the coding sequence ATGCGTAAACTACTCATAAAAGGCGGCCCGCCGCTGCACGGCAGCGTTAAGATCAGCGGGGCAAAGAACTCCGCTCTGCCCATAATGGCCGCCTCACTTCTTTTAAACGGCGAATCCCATCTTACGAATATCCCTCTTTTAAATGATGTCGTTACGATGATAAGAGTGCTGCGCGTGCTCGGCCTCAGAGTGGAGTACAGCGAGCCCAACACCGTGCATGTATGGGTGAACGGCAAGATAAAACATGTCGCGCCTTACGAACTGGTCACAAAAATGAGAGCTTCTTTTTTTATCATAGGTCCGATACTTGCGCGAATGGGACTGGCAAAAGTCCCTCTTCCCGGAGGATGCGCGATAGGTTTCAGGCCGGTCAATTATTATATAAAAGGCCTCGAGGCTCTGGGCGCAAGCATAGAAATGGAACACGGTTTTGTAATAGCGAAGGCAAAAAAACTTAAGGGCGCGAAAATATACCTGGATTTTCCTTCTGTCGGAGCTACGGAGAGCCTGATGATGGCGGCGACTTTAGCGGAAGGCAAAACGGTCATAGAGAACGCCGCGCAGGAGCCGGAGATAGGCGATCTTGCCATCTATCTTAAAAGATGCGGAGCTCTTATAGAAGGAGAGGGGACAGAGACGATAACGATAACGGGAGTGGAAAAACTGAAAGGCTGCGAGCATAAAATAATACCTGACAGGATAGAAGCCGGCACTTTTCTCCTGCTGGGTTCGACGCCGAACAGCAGAGTAACAGTGGAAAATGTCATCCCGGACCACCTGATAGCGGTAACGACTAAGCTGTCGGACTGCGGGGCCAGTATCAAGACCGAAGGCGGAAAGATGATCGTGAGCGGGCCTAAAAAGATAAAAGCCGTTAATTTTAAGACCCTTCCTTATCCGGGCTTCCCGACGGATATGCAGTCCCAGTTCACATCGCTTTTGTCCGTGGCGGACGGCACAAGCGTCATAAACGAGACGATATTCGAGAACAGGTTCATGCATGTTCAGGAGCTTAAAAGGATGGGCGCGGACATACAGATCGAAGGACACAGCGTGATAATAAACGGGGTGGACAAATTATCGGGAGCGCCGGTAAGGGCTTCCGATCTCCGTGCCGGAGCGGCCCTGACCATAGCCGGCCTGATCGCCGACGGCGAGACATTGATAGATGATATTGACAGGCACATAGACAGGGGATATGAGAAATTCGCACAGAAATTAAAAGGACTGGGTGCTGATGTCCAGGAAATTGCGTAG
- a CDS encoding hemolysin family protein → MSDFVLLAVFIALSAFFSLSETAITSVGRIKVKKFLSQNLYGSKALYELREHPNKMLSTILLGNSLVTVAAASVATTMSIKIFSDYGVKSESIAVSVATFIMTALLLIFGEISPKTIAIKFADRISLVVAPMITVISILFKPFNLFFNALCKPIIKFFGADTNISVPFVTEEELKMLLSVSEEEGVLEQEEKEMIHSIFEFSDSIAKQVMVPRPDMFCLDVNTPLSEALVKISEEGHSRIPVYEGTVDNIIGLAFAKDLLRLCVENRNSNLRDIIRPPLFVPETKKLDEIMRQMQSIRTHIAIVVDEYGGVSGLVALEDLLEEIVGEIKDEFDTEEKNIEVFPDGAVLVDARMTVSEVNDKLATSVPEGDYDTIGGFVLSLIGKIPVIGDTARFEDLRITVEKVFKRRITRIKILRIKGAEAEGSSIVGG, encoded by the coding sequence ATGAGCGATTTTGTATTGCTGGCGGTCTTCATAGCGTTGTCCGCGTTCTTTTCGCTGTCTGAGACCGCGATAACATCCGTGGGCAGGATCAAAGTAAAAAAATTCCTCAGCCAGAACCTGTACGGGTCCAAAGCACTTTACGAGCTTCGGGAACATCCTAACAAGATGCTCTCGACGATCCTGCTGGGGAACAGCCTTGTCACCGTAGCCGCGGCTTCAGTCGCCACCACCATGTCAATAAAGATATTCTCTGATTACGGCGTAAAAAGCGAAAGCATCGCCGTCAGCGTGGCGACTTTTATTATGACCGCGCTTCTCCTGATATTCGGAGAGATATCCCCCAAGACCATAGCGATCAAGTTCGCGGACAGGATCTCTCTCGTGGTCGCCCCCATGATAACCGTCATTTCGATACTATTTAAGCCTTTCAACTTATTTTTTAACGCTTTATGCAAGCCGATAATAAAATTCTTCGGCGCGGACACTAATATCAGCGTACCTTTTGTAACGGAAGAAGAGCTCAAGATGCTTCTTTCCGTGAGCGAGGAGGAAGGCGTGCTCGAACAGGAAGAAAAAGAGATGATACACAGCATATTCGAGTTCAGCGATTCCATCGCGAAACAGGTGATGGTCCCCAGGCCGGACATGTTCTGCCTGGACGTGAACACGCCTTTGAGCGAGGCACTGGTAAAGATATCCGAAGAAGGACATTCAAGGATACCGGTATATGAAGGTACTGTCGATAACATCATCGGCCTGGCGTTCGCCAAAGACCTCCTGCGGCTCTGCGTCGAGAACAGGAACTCCAACCTGAGGGATATCATCAGGCCGCCTCTTTTTGTCCCGGAGACAAAAAAACTTGACGAGATAATGAGGCAGATGCAGTCCATCAGGACGCATATCGCTATAGTCGTGGATGAATACGGAGGGGTCTCGGGGCTTGTCGCCCTGGAAGATCTTCTGGAAGAGATCGTCGGAGAGATCAAGGACGAGTTCGATACCGAGGAAAAGAATATCGAGGTCTTCCCGGACGGGGCTGTGCTTGTCGATGCAAGGATGACAGTAAGCGAGGTGAACGATAAACTGGCTACTTCTGTACCAGAGGGAGATTATGATACGATCGGAGGATTTGTGTTATCATTAATTGGTAAGATCCCCGTCATAGGGGACACAGCAAGGTTTGAAGACCTCAGGATAACCGTGGAGAAAGTGTTCAAGAGGAGGATAACGAGGATAAAGATCTTAAGGATAAAAGGAGCAGAAGCGGAGGGCTCGTCCATTGTCGGAGGATAA
- the atpD gene encoding F0F1 ATP synthase subunit beta, producing MKQIVGPVIDIEFDTKELPAIFNALTIKNGDSKITLEAEQYLGDGMVRAVAMGSTDGLSRGMDVEDLGRPISVPVGDETLGRIFNVFGDAIDNLGEVNAQKRYPIHRPSPPLDKVKPATEILETGIKVIDLLTPYPKGGKIGLFGGAGVGKTVLVMELIRNIATEHGGVSIFAGVGERTREGNDLWLSMKQSGVLKKTGLVFGQMNESPGARFRVALAALSQAEYFRDEKKQDVLLFIDNIFRFVQAGSEVSTLLGRMPSAVGYQPTLSNDLGNLEERIVSTSDGSITSVQAVYVPADDLTDPAPATTFSHLDAIIVLSRSLMELGIYPAVNPLESSSRIMDARTLGQEHFDTAREVVRVLQRYKELKDIIAILGVEELSDDDKIIVTRARRLQKFLSQPFFVAQEFTGQQGKYVPLKDTIRSFREITEGKHDNVAENAFYMKGTIDEVIESANNT from the coding sequence ATAAAACAGATCGTCGGCCCTGTGATCGATATCGAGTTCGACACCAAAGAACTGCCCGCCATCTTTAACGCTCTGACAATAAAGAACGGGGACAGTAAAATAACCCTTGAAGCTGAGCAGTATCTGGGCGACGGGATGGTCAGGGCGGTAGCTATGGGCTCTACGGACGGACTTTCAAGGGGAATGGATGTCGAGGACCTGGGCCGGCCGATATCCGTCCCTGTGGGAGACGAGACTCTCGGCAGGATATTCAATGTATTCGGGGACGCCATAGACAACCTGGGAGAAGTGAACGCGCAGAAAAGATATCCGATACACAGGCCGAGCCCCCCGCTGGACAAAGTAAAGCCCGCGACGGAGATACTCGAGACGGGAATAAAGGTCATCGATCTTTTGACCCCGTATCCGAAGGGCGGCAAGATAGGTCTTTTCGGAGGGGCGGGAGTAGGCAAAACGGTCCTCGTCATGGAGCTGATAAGGAATATCGCCACGGAACACGGAGGCGTCTCGATATTCGCGGGGGTCGGGGAGCGCACAAGGGAAGGCAATGATCTCTGGCTGTCGATGAAACAGTCAGGAGTATTAAAAAAGACCGGCCTGGTGTTCGGCCAGATGAACGAATCACCCGGGGCGCGTTTCCGCGTGGCCCTGGCCGCCCTTTCGCAGGCCGAGTATTTCAGGGACGAAAAAAAACAGGATGTCCTTCTCTTCATAGATAATATCTTCAGGTTCGTTCAGGCAGGGTCCGAGGTGTCCACGCTCCTGGGAAGGATGCCTTCGGCCGTAGGTTATCAGCCCACGCTTTCCAACGATCTCGGTAATCTGGAAGAGAGGATAGTCTCGACAAGCGACGGCTCGATCACGTCGGTGCAGGCGGTCTATGTGCCTGCCGATGACCTGACGGATCCAGCTCCCGCGACGACTTTCTCCCATCTCGACGCGATAATAGTCCTTTCAAGGTCCCTGATGGAGCTTGGCATATATCCCGCGGTGAACCCTCTGGAATCAAGTTCGAGGATCATGGACGCGCGGACTTTGGGCCAGGAACATTTTGACACGGCAAGGGAAGTCGTCAGGGTCCTTCAAAGATATAAGGAGCTCAAGGACATCATCGCGATACTCGGCGTCGAGGAATTGTCGGACGATGACAAGATCATAGTCACAAGAGCGCGCAGGCTGCAGAAATTCCTGTCGCAGCCGTTCTTTGTAGCCCAGGAGTTCACGGGCCAACAAGGCAAATACGTGCCCTTAAAAGATACGATAAGGAGTTTCAGGGAAATAACCGAAGGAAAACACGACAATGTCGCGGAGAACGCGTTCTATATGAAAGGAACGATAGACGAGGTGATAGAAAGTGCAAATAATACTTAG
- the atpG gene encoding ATP synthase F1 subunit gamma, translating into MQNQKTIKEKRRTIESIKKVTKAMEMISNIKLQRSMKPLAQSRTCLQEILRFACKIAGENPEGVFDGIGLLKKRHVVSTLFVAVASDKGLCGYFNNNILNKIVAAALEEVSSGKKVSFITVGKKARDFISKKGFEVRTDISASLPKEEIAAKIQSIIVGLFEKGSVDSVRVFYSRFTSVKRQDVSSAEVLPVSFDDLICHEPVKVHSDAPFTQSGYEYTIPDFIYIPDKEGLFKELLRYFIENKLLNILAESNSGEHASRMVAMQQATLSADDMIAALLLQYNKVRQEQITTEIIEVVSGVNALN; encoded by the coding sequence ATGCAGAACCAGAAGACGATCAAGGAAAAAAGAAGGACGATAGAAAGCATAAAAAAGGTGACAAAAGCCATGGAGATGATATCCAATATCAAGCTCCAGCGCTCCATGAAGCCGCTCGCCCAGTCGCGGACGTGTTTGCAGGAGATCCTGCGTTTCGCCTGCAAGATCGCCGGAGAGAACCCGGAAGGTGTCTTTGACGGTATCGGCCTTTTAAAAAAACGGCACGTTGTTTCGACGCTGTTCGTCGCGGTCGCGTCCGACAAAGGGCTCTGCGGATATTTTAACAACAATATACTGAACAAAATTGTGGCGGCAGCCTTAGAAGAGGTCTCCTCTGGTAAAAAAGTGTCTTTCATAACTGTCGGGAAAAAGGCCCGCGACTTCATATCGAAAAAGGGGTTTGAGGTCAGGACCGATATCTCTGCTTCACTTCCGAAGGAAGAGATCGCGGCAAAGATACAAAGTATCATTGTCGGGCTTTTTGAGAAAGGCAGCGTGGACAGCGTGCGGGTCTTTTACAGCCGGTTCACTTCCGTAAAAAGACAGGATGTATCTTCAGCGGAGGTCCTTCCGGTCTCTTTTGATGATCTTATCTGCCATGAGCCGGTGAAAGTCCATTCCGACGCCCCGTTCACTCAGTCGGGATACGAATATACAATTCCGGATTTCATCTACATCCCGGATAAGGAAGGTCTGTTCAAAGAACTCCTCCGGTATTTCATAGAAAATAAGCTGTTGAATATTTTAGCGGAATCAAATTCAGGAGAACATGCCAGCCGGATGGTGGCTATGCAGCAGGCTACCCTGAGCGCGGATGACATGATAGCGGCCCTGCTGCTCCAATATAATAAAGTCAGGCAGGAGCAGATAACGACGGAAATAATCGAAGTGGTCAGCGGCGTGAACGCGCTGAACTGA
- a CDS encoding diacylglycerol kinase family protein produces the protein MPRKLARSITYALRGIRLSFRSQRNLSIHLFTGSIAFLLAIILHISVIEMVVILVVIGLVIVAEMLNTAMEEIVNLFTLSRKIRAMVAKDVAAGAVLVACSTAVVVGCMIFLHRIVNILLRGRL, from the coding sequence ATGCCGAGAAAATTAGCTAGAAGCATAACGTATGCACTCCGGGGCATAAGGCTCTCGTTCCGCTCGCAGAGGAACCTCAGTATCCATCTTTTTACCGGAAGTATCGCTTTCTTACTTGCCATAATCCTTCATATAAGTGTGATAGAGATGGTAGTAATACTGGTGGTCATCGGTTTGGTGATCGTGGCCGAGATGTTAAATACCGCCATGGAAGAGATCGTCAACTTGTTCACTTTGAGCCGCAAGATAAGGGCCATGGTGGCGAAGGATGTCGCCGCCGGAGCGGTGCTTGTGGCATGCAGCACTGCGGTAGTGGTCGGATGCATGATATTCCTTCACAGGATAGTGAATATCCTGCTGAGAGGCCGTTTATGA
- a CDS encoding HNH endonuclease: protein MKYELEIYNRNVPDEHLLDDLKAVAKKLGRSSVTHEEYNKNGKYNSTTYMRRFGGWFKSLEMAGLQKTRTPANVSEDDLFNNIEEIWIKLGRQPRYQEVRTPLSKYCAGTYENRFGTWRKALEAFIDYINKDQDKCSNEISQKEIKSGETSKSNKHIKMTKREISDRLRFRILLRDGFTCRKCGRSPLKNPGIELHVDHILPWSKGGETTIENLETKCEKCNLGKGNAFDV, encoded by the coding sequence ATGAAATATGAATTGGAAATTTATAATAGAAATGTGCCTGATGAGCATCTTCTTGATGATTTAAAAGCAGTTGCTAAGAAATTAGGCAGGTCTTCTGTGACTCATGAGGAATATAATAAAAATGGGAAGTATAATAGTACAACTTATATGCGAAGATTTGGTGGTTGGTTTAAATCGTTAGAAATGGCAGGGCTCCAAAAAACAAGAACGCCAGCTAATGTTTCCGAAGATGACTTGTTTAACAATATTGAAGAGATTTGGATAAAACTCGGCAGACAACCACGATATCAAGAAGTTAGAACCCCATTATCAAAATATTGTGCAGGAACATACGAAAACAGATTTGGAACATGGCGGAAGGCACTAGAAGCTTTCATAGATTATATTAATAAGGATCAAGATAAATGTTCAAATGAAATATCTCAAAAAGAGATAAAATCCGGAGAGACTTCTAAATCTAATAAACACATAAAGATGACAAAAAGAGAAATATCGGATAGATTGCGTTTCCGGATATTATTAAGAGATGGTTTTACGTGCAGAAAATGTGGCCGCAGTCCGCTGAAGAATCCAGGAATCGAATTGCATGTTGATCATATCCTTCCTTGGTCCAAAGGTGGCGAGACAACGATTGAGAATCTCGAGACGAAATGCGAAAAATGCAATCTGGGTAAAGGGAATGCATTTGATGTTTGA